Proteins encoded in a region of the Melospiza georgiana isolate bMelGeo1 chromosome 2, bMelGeo1.pri, whole genome shotgun sequence genome:
- the CLDN14 gene encoding claudin-14 — MASWALELLGFSLSLLGFIGTLIATILPHWWRSAHVGTNILTAVAYLKGLWMECVKHSTGVYQCQPHRSQLALPADLRAARAMMVISCLLAVLAAAVAVVGMRCTRCAEGSPAKASMAGSGGVGFVAAGLLCLVPVSWCTNEVVVDFYSPTLPTGVKYEIGQALYLGFVSSALSILGGALLCTSWLGNEAVFQPRSAAPPSSRPPSASKGDHAPSLTSASHSGYRLSDYV; from the coding sequence ATGGCCAGCTGGgccttggagctgctgggcttctccctcagcctgctgggctTCATCGGGACGCTGATTGCCACCATCCTGCCGCACTGGTGGCGCTCGGCCCACGTGGGCACCAACATCCTGACGGCCGTGGCCTACCTGAAGGGGCTGTGGATGGAGTGCGTGAAGCACAGCACCGGCGTCTACCAGTGCCAGCCCCACCGCTCGCAGCTGGCGCTGCCCGCCGACCTGCGCGCCGCCCGGGCCATGATGGTCATCTCCTGCCTGCTGGCCGTGCTGGCGGCCGCCGTGGCCGTGGTGGGCATGAGGTGCACGCGCTGCGCCGAGGGCAGCCCCGCCAAGGCCTCCATGGCCGGCTCCGGCGGCGTCGGCTTCGTGGCGGCCGgcctgctctgcctggtgcCGGTGTCGTGGTGCACCAACGAGGTGGTGGTGGATTTCTACAGCCCCACGCTGCCCACTGGGGTGAAGTATGAGATAGGGCAGGCTCTCTATCTGGGGTTTGTCTCCTCGGCCCTGAGCATCCTGGGTGGGGCCCTGCTGTGCACGTCGTGGCTCGGGAATGAGGCGGTTTTCCAGCCGCGTTCCGCAGCGCCTCCGTCCTCCAGGCCTCCCAGCGCTTCCAAGGGCGACCACGCTCCTTCCCTGACATCTGCGTCCCACAGTGGCTACAGACTGAGCGACTACGtgtga